A region of Candidatus Delongbacteria bacterium DNA encodes the following proteins:
- a CDS encoding phosphatase PAP2 family protein — MRIVILIIVLYKCLLGSEFEISLTKDILLSGSGVLASGITLFTDPKNKSVGSKSKINNLDEFFMNGFHEIPDIYSTYTAYYLVASPLLFVLDRKYNELKTYGIMYAETLLLTTGVKELLKNSFSRIRPYAYFKNIPDNFDDEYNKSFPSGHTAYSFASAGFITSILISDYEPSFTRNSIIVGSYLLASSVGITRVTSGSHFFTDVISGAILGTTTGYLIPFLHKKNCSLSLIPKYDGIEIVYNL, encoded by the coding sequence ATGAGAATCGTTATTTTAATAATTGTACTATATAAATGCCTCCTTGGCTCTGAATTTGAAATTTCACTAACTAAAGATATCCTGCTATCTGGTAGTGGAGTTTTAGCCTCAGGAATAACTCTTTTTACTGATCCCAAAAACAAATCGGTAGGAAGCAAAAGTAAAATCAATAATCTTGATGAATTTTTTATGAACGGATTTCATGAGATTCCTGATATTTACTCGACTTATACAGCTTATTATTTAGTTGCCTCTCCCCTATTGTTTGTTTTAGATAGGAAGTATAACGAACTTAAAACTTATGGCATCATGTATGCCGAAACATTATTATTGACGACCGGAGTTAAAGAGTTATTAAAAAACAGTTTTTCCAGAATCAGGCCTTATGCTTATTTCAAAAATATTCCTGACAATTTTGATGATGAATATAATAAGAGTTTTCCATCAGGACATACAGCTTATTCTTTTGCCAGTGCTGGTTTTATAACATCAATTTTGATAAGTGATTATGAACCATCATTTACTCGAAATTCTATAATCGTTGGGAGTTATCTACTTGCAAGTTCTGTTGGAATTACAAGAGTAACATCTGGATCGCATTTTTTTACTGATGTAATTTCAGGTGCAATTTTAGGGACAACAACAGGATACCTTATCCCATTCCTTCATAAAAAAAATTGTTCTTTGAGTTTGATACCTAAATATGACGGTATCGAAATAGTTTACAATTTATAG
- a CDS encoding DUF3343 domain-containing protein, whose product MKYLILFFSTNHALWSEKLLKKSNIENKITSVPREFSSDCGYCVEFIGDAENVEKILIDNHVEYDRIIEMDNQ is encoded by the coding sequence ATGAAATACCTTATTTTATTTTTTTCGACAAACCACGCCCTATGGAGTGAAAAACTTCTAAAAAAAAGCAATATCGAAAACAAGATAACTAGCGTTCCAAGAGAATTTTCAAGTGATTGTGGCTATTGCGTTGAATTTATTGGCGATGCAGAGAATGTCGAAAAAATCTTAATAGACAATCATGTGGAATATGACCGAATAATCGAAATGGATAATCAATAG
- the def gene encoding peptide deformylase, translating into MEVMEYGDDVLYQKAKDVDEITDDIKELVKKMFKTCYDYSGVGLAAPQVGKSIRMFILSIPPEDDSDTEDRKKYEEEVFINPVILTKKGSVTAEEGCLSVPGVYEKVKRAKFVTVEYTNLDGERKTIEATGLMARAIQHENDHLDGVLFIDRLPPLKQEVTKKKLNKEYGINF; encoded by the coding sequence ATGGAAGTTATGGAATATGGAGATGATGTTCTGTATCAGAAGGCTAAAGATGTTGATGAGATTACTGATGATATAAAAGAACTTGTTAAGAAAATGTTTAAAACATGCTATGATTATTCTGGTGTAGGTCTTGCTGCTCCTCAAGTTGGAAAATCAATTAGAATGTTTATTCTCTCGATACCTCCTGAAGATGATTCAGATACTGAAGACAGAAAAAAATATGAAGAAGAAGTTTTTATTAATCCAGTTATTTTGACAAAAAAGGGATCAGTTACAGCAGAAGAAGGCTGTCTATCTGTTCCTGGTGTCTATGAGAAAGTAAAAAGAGCTAAATTTGTTACTGTTGAATATACAAATCTAGACGGAGAAAGAAAAACTATTGAGGCCACTGGTTTAATGGCAAGAGCTATTCAGCATGAAAACGATCATTTGGATGGAGTTCTATTTATCGATAGGCTACCACCTTTGAAACAGGAAGTTACAAAAAAGAAATTGAACAAAGAGTATGGAATAAATTTCTAA
- a CDS encoding sulfurtransferase TusA family protein, with amino-acid sequence MNEIDVRGLSCPEPVMRVSKALKENLIPMKILLDSEASKENVARLLSRSNKSFEITNESDYTIYIVK; translated from the coding sequence ATGAATGAAATTGATGTAAGAGGGCTTTCTTGTCCAGAACCGGTAATGAGAGTTAGTAAAGCTCTAAAAGAAAATCTTATTCCAATGAAAATACTTCTGGATAGTGAAGCTTCCAAAGAAAATGTTGCAAGGCTATTATCTAGATCAAATAAAAGTTTTGAAATCACAAATGAATCTGATTACACAATTTATATTGTAAAATAA
- the yajC gene encoding preprotein translocase subunit YajC: MGSINFLAMSGGEATQGDMFGSMLPFILIIVIIYFFMIRPQAKKAKQQREMISALKTGDKVVTIGGFHGKIVEVKDATFMINIGKDNIVEINKDSVSAASTTTEKK, from the coding sequence GTGGGTTCAATTAACTTTCTTGCAATGTCGGGCGGAGAAGCGACTCAGGGTGATATGTTTGGTAGCATGCTTCCTTTCATATTAATAATCGTTATTATCTATTTCTTCATGATTAGACCACAGGCTAAAAAAGCAAAACAGCAAAGAGAAATGATTTCAGCTCTTAAAACTGGAGACAAAGTAGTAACTATTGGTGGTTTCCATGGAAAAATCGTTGAAGTTAAAGATGCTACATTCATGATAAATATTGGTAAAGACAATATAGTAGAAATAAATAAAGATTCTGTATCCGCGGCTTCAACTACTACAGAAAAAAAATAG
- a CDS encoding aminotransferase class V-fold PLP-dependent enzyme, with protein MKALYFDNAATSFPKPESVYDAVNFYMKNIGGNSGRSGHRLAVESGRIIFETRLKIADYFGISNPMNVIFTLNCTHALNYSIFGLIEKGDTVICSNMEHNSVIRPLRDLEKRGYIDLNTIPSFQNGMINLDNLENILKIKKPGIVVFNHASNVNGTVQEAKKIISLCKKYNFSTIMDCAQSAGIFDFDDLKADIFCFAGHKGFYGPTGTGGIVISDDFDIQRIKPHVFGGTGSLSEKEFQPDFFPDKLESGTMNISGIAGLSAGMDFIKKIGSKEISKHKMKLQDHFIRNIENIPEITHYNSTNSMCGVISFNVKNKSCSEVSQKLSDDFNIMSRAGLHCGPMAHKTLGSFPNGTVRFSFNVFNTEEEIDFSIKALKNIISNRK; from the coding sequence ATGAAAGCTCTATATTTTGATAACGCCGCAACAAGTTTTCCGAAACCAGAATCTGTTTATGATGCTGTTAATTTTTATATGAAAAATATCGGAGGTAATTCTGGTAGGTCTGGCCACAGACTAGCGGTCGAATCAGGGCGTATAATTTTTGAAACACGTTTAAAAATTGCAGATTACTTCGGTATTTCGAATCCGATGAATGTTATATTTACACTTAATTGCACTCATGCTTTAAATTATTCTATTTTTGGATTGATAGAAAAGGGAGACACTGTAATCTGTTCAAATATGGAACACAATTCGGTTATTAGACCTTTAAGAGATCTGGAAAAAAGAGGCTATATTGATTTAAATACCATCCCTTCATTTCAAAATGGTATGATAAACCTTGATAATCTGGAAAATATTCTGAAAATTAAAAAGCCTGGAATTGTTGTCTTTAATCATGCATCCAATGTCAATGGTACCGTACAAGAAGCAAAAAAAATTATTAGTCTCTGTAAAAAGTATAATTTTTCAACTATTATGGATTGTGCACAATCAGCTGGGATTTTTGATTTTGATGATCTCAAAGCTGACATTTTTTGTTTTGCTGGACACAAAGGGTTTTATGGACCAACAGGCACCGGAGGAATTGTAATTTCTGATGATTTTGACATTCAAAGGATTAAACCTCATGTTTTTGGAGGAACAGGTAGTCTTTCTGAAAAAGAGTTCCAGCCTGATTTTTTTCCTGACAAATTAGAATCCGGTACAATGAATATTTCAGGTATTGCTGGATTATCAGCAGGAATGGATTTTATCAAAAAAATCGGCTCTAAAGAAATTTCAAAACACAAGATGAAATTGCAAGACCACTTCATTAGAAATATTGAAAACATACCAGAAATTACACATTACAACTCCACTAATTCAATGTGTGGAGTAATCTCATTTAATGTTAAAAACAAATCTTGTTCTGAAGTTTCACAGAAATTGTCTGATGATTTTAATATAATGTCCAGAGCCGGTCTTCATTGTGGACCAATGGCTCATAAAACTTTGGGTAGTTTTCCAAATGGAACTGTCAGGTTTAGCTTTAATGTATTCAATACAGAAGAAGAGATTGATTTCTCTATCAAAGCATTAAAAAATATTATTTCTAATAGGAAGTAA